TAATACAAACACATTTCAAAGTCCAAATCATGGTCCGCTAGGTGTATTGACAAAGGATCGTGTGCAATTCCATCATATGCCATATCGCCAACAAGCATTGGAAAATGTCAATGACAAACTAAATGTACCATTAGTAAAAGCATATATGGGTATGCCAGGTGACATTTTTAGTTTTTATAGTCGAGAAGGTATCGATGGTATGGTTATTGAAGCGTTAGGACAAGGCAACATACCTCCAAGCGCATTAGAAGGCATTCAACAATTAGTATCTTTAAATATACCTATTGTGCTAGTTTCACGTTCCTTTAATGGTATTGTGAGTCCAACTTACGCATACGATGGTGGTGGTTACCAACTCGCACAACAAGGTTTTATTTTTTCTAACGGCTTGAATGGTCCAAAAGCAAGATTAAAATTATTAGTCGCGTTAAGCAACAATTTAGATAAAGCTGAAATCAAATCATATTTTGAATTATAATGAATACGTAACATAAAAAGGTCTATGTACAATCAATAGTCATCAACCTCATTTGACATATCATGAATGTCAGTCGTTGTAAAACTAAGTTATTTAGTACATAGACCTTTATTTTTATGATTCTAAGGGCGTTTGTTTCTTAGCTAGCATGCTTTGAGCAATAATGCCCCCGTGGAATTTACCATTTTCAATAAAAATGGTATTCGCATCGTTCCCTGCAGCAATTACACCTGCAATATAGCAATTTTCGATATTTGTTTCGTATGTTTCTTTATTATACATAGGCGCTGTTCCAAATTCATTTGTATTAATTTGAATGCCTACAGATTTTAAAAATTCATAATCGGGATGATAACCAATCATCGCAAATACATAATCATTGTGTATCGTTTTACTTTCACCATTTACTTCATAAGTCACAGTATCTTCAGTTATTTGGGTAACATTAGCATTAAATTCCATGTCAATTTTTTCATGATTTACTAATGCTGTGAAATTTGGAAGTATCCACGGTTTAATTGAAGGCGAATAATCTCCACCACGATATAGAACCGTCACGTTAGCACCAGCTTTTTCCAACTCCAAAGCAGCATCGATAGCCGAATTCTTACCACCGATAATTACAACATCTTGATCAAAATACGGATGTGCCTCTTTAAAATAATGGAACACTTTAGGTAAATCCGCACCTTCAACTTCTAATGTATTATGCTGACCATAATAGCCTGTCGCGATTGTTAAAAATCGACATTCATAAACATCTTTCGTCGTAGTAATAGTAAATTTATTATTCATTTTTTTAACAGTTAATACTTCTTCAAATGCATTTACTTTTAATTGATGATGTTTTACAACTTCTCGGTAATAAACTAGCGCTTGATTACGTCTTGGTTTACTTTCTTCAACGATAAACGGTACGTCCCCAATACTTAATTTATCACTTGATGAGAAAAATGTTTGGTGAGTAGGATAATTGTAGATTGATTCAACGACATTACCCTTTTCAATAATTAAGGTATCAATACCTTTTCTTTTTTGTTCAATAGCCGCACTTAATCCGCATGGCCCTCCACCAATTATGATACTTTCAACTTTTTGCATTGTTTCGGCCTCCTTTAATCCCAAACTATTATAACAGTTCAGTGATTGATGCGCTAAGTCTGTGCTTGAAGATTTATGATATATTTTTGACAATTTGTTTAATGTGCATAGAGAATTGTTAGCTACGGAGTTGAATAACACTACAATTTAATATGTTGATTTATTTTTTATTCTTCCTCGTTAAATTTGTTGATTGTGGTGTTTTATCTTTTTGATGACTATTTAAAAAGTTAAATTGATATGCCAATATTCGAGACAAGACCTTGTTAAATAACAAACTTTGAAAAATGAAAAAACCGCTACATACTTATAAGCGCAATTTAAGTTCTCCAAAATATTTAGAGATACTTATAATATGCACGTTTGTATATAGCAGTTCAGTTACAATTTATATAGTTATATTATGGAATAACGATTTGTTGACCGTTTCTAATATTGTTACCACTTAAACCATTGGCACGTCTAATTTTTTCAACATTTTCCGGTGAACCTGAACCGTAGTATTGAATTGCGATACGGTATAAGTTTTCTTGACCATTCACTGTATGTCTTTGGCCACCACCTTGACGTTGTTGTTGCTGTTGTTGATTTTGATTAGCTTGTTGTTGATTTTGATTATTTTGTGCTTGATTGTTCGCTTGATTAGCGTTGTTTTGATCATTATCAGATTCATCTTTAGTCGCTTTGTCTTGATCCTCTTTTGATTTATCACTGTCTGTAGATTTTGATTTATCTTTAGAAGCGTCTTTAGATGTGTCTTTGTCTTTACTTTCATCAGCATTATTTTTATTTGTATTCGCGATTTTATTTTCTTTTGTACCATTATTATGATTGTTTAATGCCATGCCTCCAAATATCGCTAATGCACCGATAATTAGTACAGCTGCAATTAATGGTAACAATACTTTGGCCATGCCACCTTTTTTACGTTCTTTATCTCTGTCATGATTGTCATGTTCATCATGGTTTTGGCTTGCATTATTAGAGGCATGTGGTTTTGAAGCGGCAGAAGCACTTTTACTTGCTGCGCCTCCAGCCAAACCTGCTGTTCCAGCACCGATCGCTGCACCTTTTTTGCCATTATGATGATCTTTAGACTTATCTTGAGACGCTTTATCCTCAGTCGAGTTATTCGCCTTGCCAGAATTACTTTTGTTTTGAGCGTCATTTGAATGTTTCTTAGCTTTAGAAGCAGCCATTGCACCAGCTGCACCTGCAACACCTGCTGTTCCAGCACCAATAGCTGCTGCTTTTTTACCATTATGATGTTCTTTAGGTTCATCTTGATCTTGTTTTACAGAATCATTATCATGTTCATTTTTTGATGTTTCTGATTGGTTAGCACCTGTTGTAAAATATGGTTTAGGTTGCTGAGATTGTTCAGCTTCACTCTTATCAGAAACTGTTGAATGCTCAGTGTTATTTTCTGCATTTTTAATAGTATCGTGTTTATCATTGTCTTCGATTGGTTCTGGATGTGATTTATCCATTGCAAAAGCATTCTTATTATAATATTCCTCTTCATGTTGAGGTGTACTGTCTTGATGGCTAGGTTCTTGACTTTCAGTACTGTGTGATGATTCGACTTGACGATCATCTATTGTGCCAGCCTCATTTTGAACATTGTCTTCAGATGTTTGTGATTCATTGTGAACTTGTTTATTATGATTCGTTGCTAAATCACGGCGTCTTTTTCTTCTTTGGGCATTTCTTGGCGGAAACTGTTGCTCCGTATTCTCTATTGTATCCTGATGTTCTAATTCTGATTGGTCTTTTTCAACATCTTCCGTATGGTCTTGATGTGAATTTGTGTCTATCGATTGACGATTTTTTTCAAAGTCATCTTTAAAATTATTAGACATAGCCATCTTCCTTTCTATTCTATTACAATGATTTTACATAAAATATACCCACATGACATATGTTTATGTATATTTTTCAAAATTATTTCAATCATTTTTCAATTGTGTATACACTAATTATAGCTTGTCAATTTTCTTTTAGTAAAGTAATACTATCTGAGAAATAAATTTTGCAACTTTTCATCAAATCCAATACTTCTAATTACCTTCTTCTTATTTAAAATTGCGATATCAGTTATATTAGAATCATTGTCACAACATCGATCTTGTGCCGGTGGATATTCACCGAAAAATTCTAATAAATACTTCCGTCTACATTGATCCAATTTGCAATAGCCAATCATGCGAAAGAATCCTAATTGCTTTCGTTTAAATGATTGCTTAAATATCTGTTTCAAGGCGCCGATACTATAGAATGATTGCAACGTTGTCAAAACGGCTTGTTTATCGGGAGCTAAAAATTCTCCTATTTCGAAATTTTGTACATCTTCTTCTGTTATCATATCTGCAAATAATAACGTTTCTAAAATATATTTATCGTCCGGTTGGAATAAACTAATTGCCTGACTTAGTTCACCATCGCGACCCGCACGGCCAATTTCTTGAATGTAGTTAGAAGGACTTGTTGAAAGATGAA
The genomic region above belongs to Staphylococcus aureus and contains:
- the ebpS gene encoding elastin-binding protein EbpS — its product is MSNNFKDDFEKNRQSIDTNSHQDHTEDVEKDQSELEHQDTIENTEQQFPPRNAQRRKRRRDLATNHNKQVHNESQTSEDNVQNEAGTIDDRQVESSHSTESQEPSHQDSTPQHEEEYYNKNAFAMDKSHPEPIEDNDKHDTIKNAENNTEHSTVSDKSEAEQSQQPKPYFTTGANQSETSKNEHDNDSVKQDQDEPKEHHNGKKAAAIGAGTAGVAGAAGAMAASKAKKHSNDAQNKSNSGKANNSTEDKASQDKSKDHHNGKKGAAIGAGTAGLAGGAASKSASAASKPHASNNASQNHDEHDNHDRDKERKKGGMAKVLLPLIAAVLIIGALAIFGGMALNNHNNGTKENKIANTNKNNADESKDKDTSKDASKDKSKSTDSDKSKEDQDKATKDESDNDQNNANQANNQAQNNQNQQQANQNQQQQQQRQGGGQRHTVNGQENLYRIAIQYYGSGSPENVEKIRRANGLSGNNIRNGQQIVIP
- the ypdA gene encoding bacillithiol disulfide reductase YpdA, with amino-acid sequence MQKVESIIIGGGPCGLSAAIEQKRKGIDTLIIEKGNVVESIYNYPTHQTFFSSSDKLSIGDVPFIVEESKPRRNQALVYYREVVKHHQLKVNAFEEVLTVKKMNNKFTITTTKDVYECRFLTIATGYYGQHNTLEVEGADLPKVFHYFKEAHPYFDQDVVIIGGKNSAIDAALELEKAGANVTVLYRGGDYSPSIKPWILPNFTALVNHEKIDMEFNANVTQITEDTVTYEVNGESKTIHNDYVFAMIGYHPDYEFLKSVGIQINTNEFGTAPMYNKETYETNIENCYIAGVIAAGNDANTIFIENGKFHGGIIAQSMLAKKQTPLES